The region CCTGCTGCCCACACCTCCAGGATCACCTGCACCTTCTGGCtcacctgcaccacacaacatctccatgagtctcacctgcaccacacaacatctccatgagtctcacctgcaccacacatcatctccatcattctcacctgcaccacacatcatctccatcattctcacctgcaccacacaacatCTCCATCAGtctcacctgcaccacacaacatCTCCACCATtctcacctgcaccacacaacatCTCCATCAGtctcacctgcaccacacaacatCTCCATCAGtctcacctgcaccacacaacatCTCCACCATTCTCACCTGCACCACACATCTCCATCAGtctcacctgcaccacacaacatcatTCTCACCTGCACCACATAACATCTCCACCATtctcacctgcaccacacaacatCTCCATCATTCTCACCTGCACCACACATCTCCATCAGtctcacctgcaccacacaaTATCTCAATCAGtctcacctgcaccacacaacatCTCCACCATTCTCACCTGCACCGCACAACATCTCCATCAGtctcacctgcaccacacaacatCTCCACCATtctcacctgcaccacacaacatCTCCATCAGtctcacctgcaccacacaacatCTCCACCATtctcacctgcaccacacaacatctccatcattctcacctgcaccacacaacatCTCCATCAGtctcacctgcaccacacaacatCTCCACCATTCTCACCTGCACCACACATCTCCATCAGtctcacctgcaccacacaacatcatcatTCTCACCTGCACCACATAACATCTCCACCATtctcacctgcaccacacaacatctccatcattctcacctgcaccacacaacatctccatcattctcacctgcaccacacaacatCTCCACCATtctcacctgcaccacacaacatCTCCATCAGtctcacctgcaccacacaacatCTCCATCAGTCTCACCTGCACCACATAACATCTCCACCATTCTCACCTGCACCACATAACATCTCACCATtctcacctgcaccacacaacatCTCCACCATTCTCACCTGCACCACATAACATCTCACCATtctcacctgcaccacacaacatCTCACCATTCTCACCTGCACCACACATCTCCACCATTCTCACCTGCACCACACATCTCCACCATtctcacctgcaccacacaacatCTCCACCATTCTCACCTGCACCACATAACATCTCCACCATtctcacctgcaccacacaacatCTCCATCAGTCTCACCTGCACCACATAACATCTCCACCATTCTCACCTGCACCACACATCTCCATCAGACTCACCTGCACCACATAACATCTCCACCATTCTCAcctgcactgcaccacacatcTCCATCAGACTCTCCTAAATCacacaacacctccatcagtcTCACCTGCACCACACCATAATCAATCACACTGGTAAGCAGTACAGTGTGCAAACTCTAGGCCTTTCCCCGCTTGCTTTGTGCACAGGATATGTCTCCAAATACCAAGCTTGGAAATTCTGTCCAGCCTTAGAACTGACTTACGTGAAAACCCAGTCAGAATCtacattgtgttgtttgtgtaatgTAAAATGCCACAGAATCTACATCGTATTGTTCTTTGTGTAATGTATTATGTATGTCATAGAATCCACatcattttctgttgtttgtgtaaTGCCATAGAATCTACATCATATTGTTCTTTGTGTACAATATAATGTCACAGAATCTACTGCATTTTATGTTCTATAAGCAATGTAAAAGTTATGTCATACAATCTACAACATATTCTATTCTTTGTGTAATGTCCAATGTCAGAGAATCCACAGCATACTCCGTTCATTGAGTAACACATAATGTCACAGAATCTACAGcatattgtgttgtttgtgtgacgTATAGTGTCATCTGAAGAAACAGATGATCTACCACAATTATGTTGATAATGCATCTTTGCCATTAGACCTTCAAGATTTGTGTTCTCAATACTTTTCAGTCTAACCTTTTGTTTGGGAGATTTCTGCTGTGAAATGGCCTCATACAGGTGGCAGTAAGGACGGGATCGCTTGCCTTTCCCAATGTAGAAGACAGCCGATAAGAAGATCTTGAAGGCATCCAAGTCACCTTGAGTAAATAACAGGAACTAAATGAAATTTGGTTATATAAACACTTCCTGAAAATAAATGTTCTCTGGCATTTGAACAATAACATGCACTTATTTAATACCACATAAAGAATACAGATGTTTACCAAAAGTTTGTATTTCATGCAAGACTTCTCACCCCTCATATCATCCTCTGACATACACAACGCTAAATTTCCTTTGGTACAAAATTATGGAAGAAAAAAGTTGCACAACGTGCCACAAGTTTCTATTATAGTATCAACAACACAAAATTCTCATTGTTAACACATATTTCaacatgtcctttgtgtgcatgaCTGTATAATAGCATCAACATAAATAGTTAAAATTACTGTCAATGAGATTCATCATtcttaaatctttttcttttctagatCTTTTTACTGAACCCCCCTTTAGAAAATCACTGCATGCCTTCTGACCTTGTAATTACAATGTGTGAGGAAGGTCAGTGATTATAATGGTGATGAAGAATCAGAATGAAGAAAGAACACAACAGGTTTTCATTTGAAAGAGGAAAGACCATCAAAAGGtgaagaaaaccaaaccaaatgaaagaagaaaaaaatagaagaaagttTGAAAATAACAGATTTGACATGAACTATTTCACAGTTATGACAACAAAGGCATGTGTATTTGTGACTTTGTTCAGTCAGCATTCAAATAAAGTTCAATCAGCATTCAAAATCAAGTCCATCTCTTCCAAACAATTTTCCACTCTGCTCATTCAATTTATAATCCTAAATTCAACCAAGTTTAAAAAGATGAAATGTTATTCCTGTAGAGGAAATAAATGTAGTCAGAGAAGTATGATGTGAACATCTGATGATtcaacctttatatatatatatatatatatatatatatatatatatatatatatatattatatatatatatatatatatatatatatatatatatatatatatatattatatattatatatatatatatatatatatatatatatatatatatatatataatattattattcaaTCAACATTAGTACATACGATGATTCAGTCTACATGTCAACCTACACTGGTATCATGATGATTCAACCAACACATGATTCAAACTACATATGATGATTCCATCTACGTATGATGATTCCATCTGCATATAATCCAACCTACATATGGTGATTCATGCTACATATGATGATTCACCTACATATGATGATCCACCTACATATGCTAATTTCACTTACTTGTGATGATTCTACCTATATATGATAATTCAGCTTGCATATGATTCAACCTACATGTGATGATTCCACAGGTCTACATATAATTCAACCTACATAATAAATTTATGATGATTCCATCTACATATGATAATTCAACCTACATATGATAACCTAAACATGATTCCACCAACATATAATTCAACCTATGCATGATGATTCAACCTAAATTAGTACATGTGATTCAACCTATATATGATGATCCAACCTACATATGATGATCCAGTCTACATCAGTAAATATGATTCAACCTGCATATGATTCGACCTACTATTACTATATATGATGGTTCAACCTATATATGATGAATAAACCTACATATCATTATTCAACTCACAAATTATGACTCagcccaaacttttttttttttttttttgctgctccatcatctgcaccgtttcagtggcattactcccacgccgctcatttagattcccccatacacggccacacctgggttcgtccgttgtagttccagcgtcggcagtccacagggaaccatcgatgttaggtcgccaggaggccacacaccagaggagaccctgcactgctgctgagtcacttcggtggtgttcagtggtgcctgttctgttttaacgtacttaggacaccacctactaagccccctactaacgacaataatggcttagtcacggagccagactgagtgagcgtccctcccagagtggactCAGCCCAAACTTACTCAAGGACTTGGCTCGGAGAGGCAGATTCTTCGTGACCCTTGGGTCCAGGAGCAGGTAGTTGAAGCACGACTTGATGGTGCCTTCACGCCATGCACGGCCGTCTGGTGTCTGAAACGGAGCCACCATGGACAACTCTGCTTTGGCCAGATCCTCCACGTCCACCGACCCAGACAACAGTCGATTCAGTTCTGAGGAGTAGCCTGCAACATGTACCATGGGGATCAGAGAAAGATCTATACAGCAGctggttcagttcagtacagtagcCTGCAAACTGTAccacaaaaatcaaagaaagatcgATACAGCAGACAGTTCAATTCTGATGAGTAGCCTGCAAAATGAACTACGAAAATAAGGAAAAGATAGAACTTTACAAGTGTAGTGTTATCGGTGGTTTATAAGGCTATTTTACCAGAAAAATTAGTTCCAATCTATTTCTTTCCCTTAGCTGAACAAACTCATGAAATGCAAAgctggctttttttcccccctgaaagtgttaatttttgtttcaaaagaaaactgaaactgtatcatGTCAGGTACTGTAagttttacccccaccccctaccaaaaaaaaccagcaaaacagCACCACTTTGAAACGTTAAAGAAGCTTCTTTCTTCTAAAATACATCAAATTATACTTTTCCATGAATATTAAAACACATTCTGAACCATTCAATGAGTATAAGCACAACAAAAGCTCAATTTAACAGTGTGGTAATCAAAACAATTATACAATCACACAGACTAGTACTGATGATTCACAAATCCATATTTCAAACCATAATCCACAGTATAAATGTATCAATGTGACCACAAAACGTATtgtgttgttaaaaaaacaactgacctGGCTGTGAGGAGGTCAAGCCCAAGCGTCGCTTTCCATTGTGTAGATCGGCCAAAAGCTGCAGGTAGGTCTGTCGAGTAGATTGTATCACTGGACCTGGATCTTCTCCAAATGCTTTCAAACTCTGGTAGATGGCCAGGTTGGACAGAGAGGCCAGTTCAGGGGAAATGGCAGCATGGTCAGAGCTGACAGGGGAATCTGCCTGGTTGGAGTCCTCTGTCTGCTGGGAATCGGCGTCCAGGCTCttggtgtttgttttcttcccGCCGCTCTCTGCTATCTTCTGGGGTTTgtctcctttgttttgtttctcttttgtgttcttttcattttcctgGTCTACTTGCCTATTTCCGTCATcattttctttgtcttcctgCCTATTTCCATCATCGTTTTCCTTGTCTCCTTGCCTTCTTCCATCACCACTGTCCTCTTGACAGTCGTCACTTGTGCTGCTGCACTCCTCACCACAGCCGTTACTGTCACTCCCTTTCAGAGTTTCCTGGGAACGCATTGTCTGGCCAGCAGTGATATCAAAAGAAGAGGATGAACTGGAAGAAACATCGCCACTATTGATACTGAAATCAGTCCAGTCATAACTGACTGTTGCATCCGTGTCCAGACCACCTTCAGTTTCCAATGAAGGACGGCCGCTGCTGCCACTGAAATCTGATGGAATGTGGCGCTCAATCAGAGCAATGCCGTTTTCTTTGTCACGATAGATATACTCTTGGACTGAAGATGCAACACTCATGAGGCTTTCATCCGATACTCTTTTTGACGCtctatttcttctttgttttgcatCCTGCGGCTTTGATGGTAATGTAGCAGTTGGGACACTTTGCAGCCATCTGGACACATTGCTGGAATGCAGGGAATGCAGCTGATTGTTGGTTTGCTGACCAGGTGCTGTTGCCATGAAACTTCCATCTGATGTCAGTAGGTCGCTGTCATCGAGCAAAAGGCCAGATGGTGGAAGCCAGGATTTGTGGTGAGAAACCAAGGATTGATGGTGACCCTTCAACATTGTCACACCTCTCTGTCCTGCAGTGTCTGTTTGTCCTGGATCACTTTTGTCCTTTCCTATGCTTCTTTGTCCTGCAGTGTCTGTTTCTTTGGGGTCCACCTTTTCCTTTCCATGGGAGTCTCTGATGAGGTAGCTGGCCTGAGTATGTCCTTTCCTTTTCGTAGAACTGCTGTGGTTGTGTTGGTTTCCACCCGCCTCAGACACAGTGAAGCCCAGACTCTGCATCTGGAAGTgcagttctgtgtctctgtcaggaGTACAAAATGAGGCCTTTTCTTGCTCCTTCACACCAGCTTCAACAGTTCTTGTTGACTGTTTTCTGTTGTCAGGAGGCAGATTATCCGAATGCTGCTGTGATTTTCGCCTGTGTGACCTGTGCTCTGATTTTGCATCAACAGCGGTGTCTTGAAGTGAAGCTTCTTCGCAGGTCTGAAAACTGTCACAGGATGACTCGGAGACATCAGCCAAAACTTCTTGTCTGGACGCTTCCCTTCTTGTCATCATTTCTCCTTCATCAGTCAATTTCCTTCCTGCCCTCACCTGACCTTCACCTTCCTCAGTGAAGTTCCATGTTGGCCTCCCCTGACCTTCACCTTTCTCAGTGAAGTTCCTTCTTGGCCACCCCTGACCTTCACAATCTGCAGGCTCAtgatgtggcagtgtggacaggtctAATACGCATTTTCTTCCCCCCAGATTGGATGATACAATTTTGCAGCCATCTTCAAACGGCAGATTCTTTGTGTCCTCCCCTCTGCTGAACTTGTACCCGTCAAAGTCAAATGGTCTTTCCGAGcctttctctccattctctttGTCTGGCATCTGCCTCATGGTGGCACCAGCAGTCTTTTTACCATGCAGCAATGGTGAAGTATGCTCCTGCTGTTTTGATCCCAAGAATTTTGGTTCACATCTAAGAATGTCTGCTCCCAGTTTCTGCTCAGTTGTGCATTTTTCACAGAACCCACTGTCAACAGAAACAGCACTGCAAGAACCAGCAACAGGAATGTCTTTTTTGCAAATGCCAGAAATTGTAGTGAACTCCGTTTTTTCCCGCTTTGGGCTGGACAGTGTGAATGGAAAGTGAGCACCCCGACGAAACATGCTGGGTGAGGGACAGGAGTGCTCACACTGAACATGCAGGATGGTGACAGGGGACCTGTTACCAGATCCACAAACGGAAGACCTctcagagggtgggtgggttgtctGCTTTCTAAGTGACTTGCTCACAGCAGAAAGAAGGTGCCCTTCGTTAGGACGACCTTGTCTACTGAGATCACTCGGTGAACGATGCAAACCATGGTGTGACGAGGGGACAGGTGGATCGTTCCTGTGGAAAAGAGGTGACCTGCAGACATCAGAGCAGCACAGAGTCTGCTGGGATGATGCACAGTGGTGGGATGTTTCACCATGACATGGTGGTGTATGATGTTCTGACTGAAGTGGCCTTCTTTCAGACGAGTGAAAGGATCTCTGTGTATATTGGAGTTCGTCACTTGGTCGAGAACGTGGTTGTTTCTGGGGTGCATGTCTGTGGTGCCCGCTATCTCTGGGAAGAAAATGCTGGGGCTTTTGGCACAGTGATGAATACTGTTCTCTCCTTCCCAGATGACGCTCTGCTGTGTTTGGTGAACGTGGCTGCTTTTGTGCATGGAAAGAGCAAGAACATGGTGAAGATCTGAACGGatcagagacagggggtgagtgATCAACCACTCTCTGATAATCAGGTTCTTTACACATGGATATGTTTCCCTGCCAAGACTTTGGACCCTTACAGCATGGCGAAGACAGTGCATGGGTTGAGACAATGCCAGCTGTGTTTTCACCAACATGGCTTGCTGACTGTGGAGACATGGACTCAAAGTAGTAGTGGCTGCAGTACTTGGAGACATTATCCGCCGATCTGTTTTGATCATGTCGTCCTGTGCCTCTGTCTGACACTCGAAGGTCTTCACCCAAGCCAGGAAAATacctttgtttcattttcttttctaggTCTCTGGCATAGACAGCCTGCGAGTCACGACATTCAGGCAATCCTGGGCAGTCCAGATGATGCTGGTCACAGAACACTGGGGTCTTCTGACGTGCACCCAAATCCGACTGTTTGGCCGGATTATGACTGCAGCAGTGGTTGCTGCGACAACGACAGCTGCTTTGTCCTTCAGAAACAGCCAGGTCCATTTCACTGGTATCTGAATCAaccaggtggggaaggagagtgcATGTGTCATCAGCAACAAGAGTTCTGTCCCCTCCTCCTCGATTCCTGTCCTGTTTAGTCCCTATATAGGGACAGTCTGGCGAGGTCACGTCCAGACAGGCACCCTTCCCATCATTCAAAAGCCGGCTCAGACGGCGTGACAAGGCATCAGAGTACTGGTCAGACAGATTGGCAGGGTCTTCATCATCGGAAGAGAAATGTGGTAGGTAGTGAGGAGACTGGATGTGGCAGCCGTGGGGCGAagggctgtctctgtctgatccACAAGCAACACCACCCTGCGAAGGGTCAAGCAGTtcggctgaaagaaaa is a window of Babylonia areolata isolate BAREFJ2019XMU chromosome 5, ASM4173473v1, whole genome shotgun sequence DNA encoding:
- the LOC143282294 gene encoding uncharacterized protein LOC143282294, with protein sequence MLTAKLIDSVAAEDLTGAAECLEKGANPNALSGDGATAMHIAAGIGVDAVRLMLTYCGDPNIRSVDGSTPLHVAAAWGDRDTLRLLLHNGADPNLMDHEGQRAVDVAKSERHAACVDFLKYYTMLVTVGDEEEGQMYTSELLDPSQGGVACGSDRDSPSPHGCHIQSPHYLPHFSSDDEDPANLSDQYSDALSRRLSRLLNDGKGACLDVTSPDCPYIGTKQDRNRGGGDRTLVADDTCTLLPHLVDSDTSEMDLAVSEGQSSCRCRSNHCCSHNPAKQSDLGARQKTPVFCDQHHLDCPGLPECRDSQAVYARDLEKKMKQRSPVTILHVQCEHSCPSPSMFRRGAHFPFTLSSPKREKTEFTTISGICKKDIPVAGSCSAVSVDSGFCEKCTTEQKLGADILRCEPKFLGSKQQEHTSPLLHGKKTAGATMRQMPDKENGEKGSERPFDFDGYKFSRGEDTKNLPFEDGCKIVSSNLGGRKCVLDLSTLPHHEPADCEGQGWPRRNFTEKGEGQGRPTWNFTEEGEGQVRAGRKLTDEGEMMTRREASRQEVLADVSESSCDSFQTCEEASLQDTAVDAKSEHRSHRRKSQQHSDNLPPDNRKQSTRTVEAGVKEQEKASFCTPDRDTELHFQMQSLGFTVSEAGGNQHNHSSSTKRKGHTQASYLIRDSHGKEKVDPKETDTAGQRSIGKDKSDPGQTDTAGQRGVTMLKGHHQSLVSHHKSWLPPSGLLLDDSDLLTSDGSFMATAPGQQTNNQLHSLHSSNVSRWLQSVPTATLPSKPQDAKQRRNRASKRVSDESLMSVASSVQEYIYRDKENGIALIERHIPSDFSGSSGRPSLETEGGLDTDATVSYDWTDFSINSGDVSSSSSSSFDITAGQTMRSQETLKGSDSNGCGEECSSTSDDCQEDSGDGRRQGDKENDDGNRQEDKENDDGNRQVDQENEKNTKEKQNKGDKPQKIAESGGKKTNTKSLDADSQQTEDSNQADSPVSSDHAAISPELASLSNLAIYQSLKAFGEDPGPVIQSTRQTYLQLLADLHNGKRRLGLTSSQPGYSSELNRLLSGSVDVEDLAKAELSMVAPFQTPDGRAWREGTIKSCFNYLLLDPRVTKNLPLRAKSLSDLDAFKIFLSAVFYIGKGKRSRPYCHLYEAISQQKSPKQKVSQKVQVILEVWAAGLGVVSLHCFQNVIPVEAYTREACMVDAIGLGRLTNVKRGDYYGVASTWPTARRQSMGAYLLRKAFQIFLSEGERQICPLDIQKGK